The following is a genomic window from Moorella sp. Hama-1.
TTAATCCAGACTTTGCCGCCGCGTTTAATATAACGAGTCATGGCAATACGGGAGGCCTCAATCTGGCGGCTGGTTATCCAGGCCGGTTCCAGGGCCTGCAGGCCGTAATCGCCAAAGGTCACCTCATTGCCCCGGGTGGCCTGGCCCTGGGTCCCCGGCCGGTGGGGTTTGCGGTACTTTACCCTTTTGGGCATCAACATTATTTTTTGCCCCCTTCCTGGACCCGGGCCCGTTCAGGCAGGACTTCACCTTTATAAATCCAAACTTTAACCCCGATTTTGCCGTAGGTGGTATTGGCCTCGGCAAAGCCGTAGTCGATATCGGCCCGCAGGGTATGGAGGGGAACCTTGCCTTCGCTGTACCACTCCGTGCGGGCGATCTCCGCCCCGGCCAGGCGGCCGCCGCAGGCAATCCGGATCCCCTGGGCTCCCAGGCGCATAGCCCGGCCTACAGCCTGCTTCATGGCCCGCCGGAAGGCGATTCTCTTTTCCAGCTGGGTGGCCACGTTTTCCGCCACCAGCTGGGCATTGAGCTCGGGCTTTTTGATCTCAGAGATATTTAAATTAACTTGTTTACCGGTTAGCTGCTCCAGGTCCCGGCGCAGGGCTTCAACTTCGGCGCCGCCGCGACCGATGACAATCCCCGGTTTGGCAGTGTTGACAATGACTTTAATCCGATTGGCCGCCCGCTCAATCTCCACACTGGCAATGCCCGCCTGGTAGAGGCGCTTCTTGATAAACTCGCGGATTTTGAGGTCTTCGTGGAGTAACGCTTTATATTCTTTGCCAGCGTACCAGCGGGAGTCCCAATCGCGGATAATCCCCAGGCGCATACCCTTGGGGTGTACTTTTTGACCCACGAAATCAGTCCTCCTTTTCCCCGACCACTATAGTTATATGGCTGGAGCGTTTCCGCCGGACATTGGCCCGGCCCATGGCCCGCGGCTGGTAGCGTTTCAGGGTTGGCCCCTCATCCACGTAAGCGCGGCTGACCACCAGGTCGCTGGCATCCAGGTCATAGTTGTGTTCGGCATTGGCTACGGCCGATTGCAAAACTTTGGCCACGGCCCGGCTGCCCCTTTTGGGTGTCACCATTAAAATGGCTTCGGCTTCCCGCACCCCTTTGCCACGGATCAGGTCGATTACCTGGCGCACCCGGCGCGGGGAAATCCGGATATACCTGGCCACTGCTTTAGCTTCCACCTTTTCAATTTACCCCCCTTACTTCAGCGCCGTGGAGCGCTCCGTATGGGCGCCATGCCCCCGGAACATACGGGTGGGAGCAAATTCACCCAGCTTGTGGCCGACCATATCTTCGGTAATATAAATCGGTACGTGCTTGCGGCCATCGTGAACGGCAATGGTATGCCCCACCATTTCGGGAAAGATGGTCGAACGGCGGGACCAGGTTTTGATTACCCTTTTCTCGCCCTTGTCGTTCATGGTGATGACCTTTTTCAGGAGCCTTTCTTCACAATACGGTCCTTTCTTCAGGGACCGGCCCATACCAGGGAACCCCCTTTCAGCCCTTTATTTATTGCGTGGCTTGACGATTAGTTTATCGGAAGGCTTTCGTTTCTTGCGGGTCTTGGCGCCCATGGCCGGTTTGCCCCAGGGGGTAACCGGGTGCTTGCGTCCCACCGGCGCCCGGCCCTCACCGCCACCATGGGGGTGGTCAACGGGGTTCATAACCACGCCGCGGACTGTGGGCCGGATACCCAGCCAGCGCTTACGACCGGCCTTGCCGATGCTGATATTCTCCCAGTCGAGGTTACCCACCTGGCCTACCGTCGCCCGGCAACTCTCCTGGACCTTGCGCACCTCGCCGGAGGGCAAGCGCAGTAGAGCATAGCCGCCCTCCTTGGCCATTAACTGGGCGCCAGCCCCGGCCGAACGGACCATCTGCCCGCCCTTACCCGGTTTGAGTTCCACATTATGGACCATAGTACCAACTGGTATCTGGCTCAGGGGTAGGGCATTACCTACCTTGATATCGGCCTGGGGACCGCTGATTACCTGGTCCCCTACCTTGAGATTCGCCGGGGCCAGAATGTAACGCTTTTCCCCATCGGCATAACTGACCAGGGCAATGTTGGCAGAACGATTAGGATCGTATTCAATAGTTGCCACGCGGCCGGGAATGCCGTCTTTGTCGCGCTTAAAGTCAATTATCCGGTAGAGACGCTTGTGGCCCCCGCCCTGGTGGCGCACACTCAGGCGGCCCTGACTATTGCGGCCCCCCGACTTTTTTAGCGGTGCCAGCAAGGGCTTGTAGGGATCCGCCGTTGTGATCTCCGCGAAGGCTGAAACCGTCATCTGCCGCCGGCCGGGGGAAGTCGGTTTAAATTTCTTAATGGCCATCCCTGTTCTCTCCTTTCAGGTTAGGCTACTCCAAGCCTTCGAAGACCTGGATTTTATCGCCAGGCCGCAAGGTGACTATGGCTTTTTTGCGGTCGGATTGGCGACCCTGGAAACGGCCCACCCGGCGCAGCTTGCCCCGATCGACCAGGGTGTTTACCTTTAGGACCTTGACGTTAAAGAGCTTTTCGATGGCGTGCTTGATCTCGATCTTATTGGCACCGGGAGCGACTAAAAAGGTGTATTTATTGTCGGCCATGAGGCCGGTGGATTTTTCCGTCACCAGGG
Proteins encoded in this region:
- the rpsC gene encoding 30S ribosomal protein S3 → MGQKVHPKGMRLGIIRDWDSRWYAGKEYKALLHEDLKIREFIKKRLYQAGIASVEIERAANRIKVIVNTAKPGIVIGRGGAEVEALRRDLEQLTGKQVNLNISEIKKPELNAQLVAENVATQLEKRIAFRRAMKQAVGRAMRLGAQGIRIACGGRLAGAEIARTEWYSEGKVPLHTLRADIDYGFAEANTTYGKIGVKVWIYKGEVLPERARVQEGGKK
- the rplV gene encoding 50S ribosomal protein L22, giving the protein MEAKAVARYIRISPRRVRQVIDLIRGKGVREAEAILMVTPKRGSRAVAKVLQSAVANAEHNYDLDASDLVVSRAYVDEGPTLKRYQPRAMGRANVRRKRSSHITIVVGEKED
- the rpsS gene encoding 30S ribosomal protein S19; translation: MGRSLKKGPYCEERLLKKVITMNDKGEKRVIKTWSRRSTIFPEMVGHTIAVHDGRKHVPIYITEDMVGHKLGEFAPTRMFRGHGAHTERSTALK
- the rplB gene encoding 50S ribosomal protein L2, translated to MAIKKFKPTSPGRRQMTVSAFAEITTADPYKPLLAPLKKSGGRNSQGRLSVRHQGGGHKRLYRIIDFKRDKDGIPGRVATIEYDPNRSANIALVSYADGEKRYILAPANLKVGDQVISGPQADIKVGNALPLSQIPVGTMVHNVELKPGKGGQMVRSAGAGAQLMAKEGGYALLRLPSGEVRKVQESCRATVGQVGNLDWENISIGKAGRKRWLGIRPTVRGVVMNPVDHPHGGGEGRAPVGRKHPVTPWGKPAMGAKTRKKRKPSDKLIVKPRNK
- the rplW gene encoding 50S ribosomal protein L23, translating into MRAPDEIIIRPLVTEKSTGLMADNKYTFLVAPGANKIEIKHAIEKLFNVKVLKVNTLVDRGKLRRVGRFQGRQSDRKKAIVTLRPGDKIQVFEGLE